GAAACCTATCGCGAACAATTTCCCCAACTCTGGGAACATCATAATTTAGTGGTGAATTTAGAGTCACTGCGATCCAATCTTCGCTTTGGTGATCCTTCGAGTGAATCGAACACAGCTGAAACAACTGAAAATGCCCCAACAAGCTACATTTTGCGCTTGTTTGTATCCGGACATTCTCACGGAACAACCGAAGCTTTGACAACCTTGCATCGCTTGTTAGAACGAAAACTGAGCAATTCTTACACCTTAAAGGTGGTAGATATTATGAAGCATCCGGAACAGGCGGAGTTGAATCAGGTATCGGCAACTCCTACCTTGGTACGCCTCTATCCCGAACCCGTGCGCCGGATTGTCGGAGAATGGGATAACGTTGATCGCATTCTACAGCTGATTGCAACGCCCTAGGAGAAGTGACAAAATGTTTTTCAGATTGATTTTGAAGAAAGGGGAGACAAGGAAGACAAGGAGATTTTTTTATTGCCTGTTGCCTAATGACCAATGACTAATGACTAATGACTAATGACCAATGACTAATGACTAACACTAAATTAAATCTGCTTCCGTCAGTATGGCTTG
This DNA window, taken from Cyanobacteria bacterium GSL.Bin1, encodes the following:
- a CDS encoding circadian clock protein KaiB, yielding MSEDQSYKGIALFTPGGDVIYGFDADKSKRWHLDLCEGLQELLGLPESPHFLVPAYTATLDQWFDPTRNRTQASCEVYPLVQRYQPLLNAIFGIQQRWTVLPWQEGYGDPRIMETYREQFPQLWEHHNLVVNLESLRSNLRFGDPSSESNTAETTENAPTSYILRLFVSGHSHGTTEALTTLHRLLERKLSNSYTLKVVDIMKHPEQAELNQVSATPTLVRLYPEPVRRIVGEWDNVDRILQLIATP